The following are encoded together in the Clostridium sp. BJN0013 genome:
- a CDS encoding NAD(P)-dependent oxidoreductase → MKKDIRENNSPVLISLLSSKIKVILIGGGAAAYIKSETFAMKGCQVYILSENFIDSFDNIKDYSNVVLIKEKYDIQYIRDKHIVIIATNNRELNSIIKQHCRKLCKIYVDVTDSKGGNCIIPCHRSTENISIGVNTKGVSPVTSVFIADKLINYIKKYDDFVEFSSKVRNSISEMKYRKIIMSFICTDDFYFFYKKGKACIIIEMFYKWNNC, encoded by the coding sequence TTGAAAAAAGATATCCGAGAGAATAATTCACCTGTACTTATTTCACTTTTATCTTCTAAGATAAAAGTGATCCTTATAGGTGGAGGAGCTGCGGCTTATATAAAATCCGAAACTTTTGCCATGAAAGGATGCCAAGTTTATATACTGTCTGAAAATTTTATAGATAGTTTTGACAATATTAAAGACTATTCAAATGTTGTATTAATTAAAGAGAAGTATGACATACAATATATAAGAGATAAGCATATTGTGATAATTGCTACAAATAATAGGGAACTTAATTCCATTATAAAACAGCACTGCAGAAAACTTTGTAAAATATATGTGGATGTCACAGATTCTAAAGGGGGAAATTGTATTATACCCTGTCATAGAAGTACTGAAAATATTTCAATAGGAGTAAATACAAAAGGCGTATCTCCTGTAACCTCAGTATTTATTGCAGATAAATTAATAAACTATATTAAAAAATATGATGATTTTGTGGAATTTAGTTCTAAAGTGAGAAATAGTATTTCTGAAATGAAATATAGAAAGATTATTATGAGTTTTATATGTACAGATGATTTTTATTTTTTTTACAAAAAAGGGAAAGCCTGTATTATAATTGAGATGTTCTACAAATGGAATAATTGTTAA
- a CDS encoding PLP-dependent aminotransferase family protein gives MFSNIKIDKDRVVYIQVKDYIKDMILKGLLRRDEKLPSTREMASMFNVSRNTIICAYEFLQDEGFVYTKRGKGTFVSNVKVDFQGKWKVSWENKINNYGRLSEKLDIIKHEAKWKKGMISFKSIAPDENLFNVDEFKKAFLNRMAIEGEKVLNYGYAKGYKPLIEYLLKYMENKGVDIQGKDILITNGFTEGFDLVLSCIAKEGDGIICENPTHNTAVKIMKLHGLNITGVDMERDGVNLDMLEGKLQKNKFKISYFVPSYHNPTGIVMSPEKRVSVYNILKYYDVPIIEDGFNEELRYLGTHVSPMAALSGSGNSVIYIGSFSKILFPGIRIGWILGDKTLIGYLESIKRSRNIHTSSLDQAVFYDYLNCGNFDKYIKKARRVYKEKYEFALKCAKQYIKNREVLGEGGMHIFIKLKNINSRELLDKCYKRKVIFTPGDVFYVDDKGDDTLRLGFSRVSEENIKKGFMIIGEEIEKLGGYV, from the coding sequence ATGTTCTCTAATATTAAAATAGATAAAGATAGGGTTGTATATATACAGGTAAAAGATTATATTAAAGATATGATATTAAAAGGACTGCTTAGAAGGGATGAAAAGCTTCCTTCAACCAGAGAAATGGCGTCTATGTTTAATGTAAGCAGAAATACCATAATATGTGCCTATGAATTTTTACAGGATGAAGGCTTTGTATACACGAAAAGAGGCAAAGGAACCTTTGTTTCGAATGTTAAAGTGGATTTTCAGGGGAAATGGAAGGTGTCCTGGGAGAATAAAATAAATAATTATGGCAGACTTTCAGAAAAATTAGATATAATTAAACATGAAGCCAAATGGAAAAAGGGAATGATATCTTTTAAAAGTATAGCTCCTGATGAAAATTTATTTAATGTAGATGAGTTCAAAAAGGCATTTTTAAATAGAATGGCTATAGAAGGAGAAAAAGTATTAAATTATGGATATGCAAAAGGATACAAGCCTCTTATTGAATATTTATTGAAATATATGGAGAATAAAGGGGTAGATATACAGGGAAAAGACATACTTATAACTAATGGCTTTACAGAAGGATTTGATCTGGTATTATCCTGTATTGCAAAAGAGGGAGATGGTATAATATGTGAAAATCCAACTCATAATACTGCAGTTAAGATTATGAAACTTCATGGACTTAATATAACAGGAGTGGATATGGAAAGGGATGGAGTTAATTTGGACATGCTTGAAGGGAAGCTACAAAAAAACAAATTTAAAATTTCCTATTTTGTCCCTTCCTATCATAATCCTACAGGTATTGTTATGTCTCCGGAGAAAAGGGTTTCTGTATATAATATACTTAAATACTATGATGTACCTATAATTGAAGATGGATTTAATGAAGAGCTTCGATATTTGGGAACACATGTATCGCCTATGGCTGCTCTTAGTGGTTCTGGTAATAGTGTTATATACATAGGAAGTTTTTCAAAGATATTGTTTCCAGGCATAAGGATAGGGTGGATATTAGGGGATAAGACACTTATAGGTTATCTTGAAAGCATAAAAAGAAGCAGAAATATTCATACTTCTTCTCTTGATCAGGCGGTTTTTTATGACTATTTAAATTGTGGTAATTTTGATAAATACATAAAAAAAGCTAGAAGAGTGTATAAGGAAAAATATGAATTTGCATTAAAATGTGCAAAACAGTATATTAAAAATAGAGAAGTACTGGGAGAAGGGGGAATGCATATATTTATAAAATTAAAAAATATAAATTCCAGGGAGCTTTTAGACAAATGTTATAAAAGAAAGGTTATATTCACCCCAGGAGATGTATTTTATGTAGATGATAAGGGGGATGATACTTTAAGGTTAGGTTTTTCAAGGGTTAGTGAAGAAAATATAAAAAAGGGTTTTATGATAATTGGAGAAGAAATTGAAAAATTAGGAGGGTATGTATAG
- the cbiB gene encoding adenosylcobinamide-phosphate synthase CbiB, whose protein sequence is MFTLFLIINFINIFAAVIVDWMIGDPYKFPHPVIYIGKLVSYLERKGREIYKNEKKLKIWGGIIVLIVGMVSFFIPFIILMFLRKNIILYQIVNIFLIYTTISAKCLAMEAKKVYCALKKDNIIDARTKLSHIVGRDTADLNSEEIVRASVETVAENTSDGVIAPLIYAVFGAPFAMLYKSINTMDSMLGYMNKKYRYIGFFPAKIDDIFNFIPARITGVFMCISASIVKGNSVDAFKIMIRDRKNHKSPNCAYPEGAAAGAMKIQLGGANRYFGELVHKPTIGDRSVELNFMHIKESIKLMYFSEINMMIFFVIIFMLLILTYF, encoded by the coding sequence TTGTTTACTTTATTCCTAATCATTAACTTTATAAATATTTTTGCAGCAGTTATAGTAGATTGGATGATTGGAGATCCTTATAAGTTTCCCCACCCTGTAATATATATAGGAAAACTAGTATCGTATTTAGAGAGAAAAGGAAGAGAAATTTATAAAAATGAAAAAAAGCTTAAAATATGGGGTGGTATAATAGTTTTAATAGTGGGCATGGTTAGTTTTTTTATACCTTTTATCATACTTATGTTTTTGAGAAAAAATATAATTTTATACCAGATAGTAAATATATTTCTTATTTACACAACTATTTCAGCTAAATGTTTGGCAATGGAAGCTAAAAAAGTATATTGTGCTTTGAAAAAAGACAATATTATAGATGCAAGGACTAAACTCTCTCACATAGTAGGAAGAGATACTGCTGATTTAAATAGTGAGGAGATAGTAAGGGCAAGTGTAGAAACAGTAGCGGAAAATACTTCAGATGGAGTTATAGCCCCACTTATTTATGCAGTTTTTGGCGCTCCTTTTGCAATGCTGTATAAGAGTATAAATACTATGGATTCAATGCTTGGATATATGAATAAAAAATATAGATATATAGGATTTTTTCCTGCAAAGATAGATGATATATTTAATTTTATTCCAGCTAGAATTACAGGGGTTTTTATGTGTATATCCGCCTCCATAGTAAAGGGAAATTCTGTTGATGCTTTCAAAATAATGATACGGGATAGAAAAAATCATAAGAGCCCCAATTGTGCCTATCCAGAAGGGGCAGCAGCAGGTGCTATGAAGATACAGCTGGGAGGTGCCAATAGATATTTTGGAGAATTAGTACATAAACCCACTATAGGTGACAGGTCTGTGGAGTTGAATTTTATGCATATAAAAGAGAGTATAAAACTTATGTATTTTTCTGAAATCAATATGATGATTTTTTTTGTAATAATATTCATGCTATTGATTCTAACTTATTTTTAA
- a CDS encoding site-specific integrase: MFTDEELKKILNADNCKMKYIALFSLSTGMRRGEIIGLKESDIDYNLNEIHVRRTVATTTIFDNENNRSKQTIIQEPKTKNSKRDIPLQSSLIGTIKDSIKLKKQERLKAGNSYSTDNLDYIFLSEQGNLINAGNLDKTWTKFLRSLNIPHKKFHALRHTFATKQFENKTPLKTVSMILVHSSIEITANIYTHVVKKEKEKSADLLSDIKTMV, from the coding sequence ATATTTACGGATGAAGAATTAAAAAAAATCTTAAATGCTGACAATTGTAAGATGAAATACATTGCCCTATTCTCTTTGTCAACTGGAATGAGACGAGGTGAGATTATAGGTTTAAAAGAAAGTGATATAGACTATAATTTAAATGAAATTCATGTCAGAAGAACCGTAGCTACTACTACAATATTTGATAATGAAAATAATAGAAGTAAGCAAACTATTATTCAAGAACCAAAAACTAAAAATTCTAAGAGAGACATTCCTCTTCAATCATCTTTAATAGGTACAATAAAAGATTCAATTAAGCTCAAAAAACAAGAAAGACTAAAAGCAGGTAATAGTTATTCCACAGATAATTTAGATTATATATTTCTAAGTGAACAAGGGAATTTAATAAATGCTGGAAATCTGGACAAGACATGGACAAAATTTTTAAGATCTTTAAATATTCCACATAAAAAATTTCATGCTCTTAGACATACTTTTGCTACTAAACAATTCGAAAACAAGACTCCCTTAAAAACCGTTTCTATGATTTTAGTCCACAGCAGTATTGAGATAACTGCCAATATTTACACTCACGTTGTAAAGAAAGAAAAAGAAAAATCAGCAGACTTATTAAGCGATATAAAAACTATGGTGTAA
- a CDS encoding phage scaffolding protein, with translation MFNIALDAKLTTVGARNPKVLKGLLDLGKLTLEDNGNFIGLREQVEAVKESDGYLFEEDNSQNNPGGNPNPGGTGNIGNPGSPQPGKELSLGERLAKQKTEAMKATEAQNKFFSIGGTNK, from the coding sequence ATGTTTAATATTGCCCTTGATGCTAAATTAACTACTGTAGGGGCTAGAAATCCTAAAGTTTTAAAAGGATTGTTGGATCTAGGCAAATTAACTCTTGAGGATAATGGTAACTTTATCGGGCTTAGAGAACAGGTTGAAGCAGTAAAAGAATCTGATGGATATTTATTTGAAGAAGATAATAGTCAGAATAATCCAGGTGGAAATCCCAATCCAGGTGGTACTGGCAATATAGGTAATCCAGGTTCACCACAACCGGGCAAGGAATTAAGTCTAGGGGAAAGGCTTGCAAAACAGAAAACAGAAGCCATGAAAGCTACAGAAGCTCAAAATAAATTTTTTTCAATAGGAGGTACAAATAAATGA
- a CDS encoding metal ABC transporter permease has translation MLQYDFMQNAIMAGIFISILCPAVGTFLVLKRYSMMGDTLSHSSFAGVAIGIVFGYNPIFTAFIFTSIAGLVIEFLRNYYKKYAELILVIVLTLSVGIAIVLISTGKASGNVNSYLFGSILTVSKNELYTVFILSIISVITLSILYNQLLYITFDENGAKVCRIKVKLTNYLFILLVGATISVSIRILGILVISSMIAMPVAASLQLHKGFRFTLIFSIIFGFLDIMGGLLLSYYINSAPGGTIALVSVLTLLIVLVYKKLWNK, from the coding sequence ATGTTACAATACGATTTTATGCAAAATGCAATTATGGCAGGTATATTTATATCCATATTATGTCCTGCAGTAGGTACTTTTCTTGTTTTAAAAAGATATTCTATGATGGGAGACACTTTATCTCACTCATCCTTTGCAGGAGTTGCAATAGGTATTGTATTTGGATACAATCCTATATTTACGGCTTTTATATTTACCTCTATTGCAGGACTTGTAATAGAATTTTTAAGAAATTATTACAAAAAATATGCAGAATTAATACTTGTAATTGTACTTACCCTATCAGTAGGTATAGCAATTGTGCTTATAAGCACTGGAAAAGCCAGTGGAAATGTAAATTCCTATTTATTCGGCAGTATACTTACAGTATCTAAAAATGAACTCTATACTGTATTCATACTCAGTATAATTTCTGTCATAACTCTGTCAATACTTTACAACCAGCTGCTCTACATAACTTTTGATGAAAATGGTGCTAAAGTATGTAGGATAAAGGTAAAACTTACAAACTACCTATTTATCCTTCTAGTAGGTGCTACAATTTCCGTATCTATAAGAATATTAGGTATTTTAGTAATTTCATCTATGATAGCAATGCCTGTAGCTGCATCTCTCCAGCTGCATAAAGGTTTTAGATTTACACTTATATTCTCCATAATATTTGGATTTTTAGATATAATGGGAGGATTATTGTTATCTTATTACATAAACAGCGCTCCCGGTGGTACTATTGCATTAGTTTCCGTACTCACTCTTTTAATAGTTTTAGTTTATAAAAAATTGTGGAATAAATAG
- a CDS encoding DUF2325 domain-containing protein: MSILVIGGDKLGNITDKLKETGFNKIGHVTGRKKGDRKVKIPENTDLVLVLTDYVGHNMAEIIKERSRRSDVAVMFCRRSWSSMYKNVEDYMKQIKR; encoded by the coding sequence ATGAGTATTCTAGTTATCGGAGGAGATAAGCTTGGAAATATAACTGATAAATTAAAGGAAACTGGTTTTAATAAGATAGGACACGTTACAGGAAGAAAAAAAGGTGATAGAAAGGTTAAAATTCCAGAAAATACAGACTTAGTGCTGGTACTTACAGATTATGTAGGCCATAATATGGCGGAAATAATAAAGGAAAGATCTAGAAGAAGTGATGTAGCAGTTATGTTCTGTAGACGTTCTTGGTCAAGTATGTACAAGAATGTAGAAGATTACATGAAACAAATAAAAAGATAA
- the cobT gene encoding nicotinate-nucleotide--dimethylbenzimidazole phosphoribosyltransferase: MSLIENTLEKIEKRNEEAMEKARERLDSLAKPIGSLGELEEIVIKMAGITGRVHNKIHKKNIVIMCSDNGIWEEGISNCPKELTANITKNFVKGITGVCVLGDFFKCDRTIVDIGTDYDFENDAIINKKIDYGTKNIAKGPAMTREQCIKAIETGIETVDELVEKGYDLFGTGEMGVCNTATSSAVLSAISKLPVNETVGKGSGITEDKFQAKKTAVQNAIKINNPNPEDIIDVITKVGGFDIAGICGCFLGAAKNRVPIVIDGFISSIAALCAVRLNKKVIDFLFPSHLSAEPAAKYVMKELGLNPMLNLNMRLGEGSGCPMAFAIIESALYVMDNMGTFQEAEVDGSKLIDIRKVK; the protein is encoded by the coding sequence ATGAGTCTGATTGAAAATACTTTAGAGAAAATAGAAAAAAGAAATGAAGAAGCTATGGAAAAAGCTAGAGAAAGATTGGATAGTTTAGCAAAGCCTATAGGAAGTCTTGGAGAATTAGAAGAGATAGTTATAAAAATGGCAGGAATTACAGGAAGAGTACACAATAAAATACACAAAAAAAATATAGTCATAATGTGTTCTGATAATGGAATATGGGAAGAAGGTATAAGCAATTGTCCTAAAGAATTAACAGCAAATATTACTAAAAATTTTGTTAAAGGTATAACAGGAGTATGTGTTTTAGGGGATTTTTTTAAATGTGACAGAACTATAGTAGATATAGGAACTGATTATGATTTTGAAAATGATGCAATTATAAATAAAAAAATAGATTATGGTACTAAAAATATAGCAAAAGGACCAGCTATGACTAGAGAACAGTGTATAAAGGCAATCGAGACAGGAATCGAGACAGTAGATGAACTTGTAGAAAAAGGATATGATTTATTTGGCACAGGCGAAATGGGAGTATGTAATACTGCTACAAGTTCTGCAGTGTTAAGTGCAATATCAAAATTACCGGTAAATGAAACGGTGGGAAAAGGCTCTGGCATTACAGAAGATAAATTTCAAGCTAAGAAAACAGCGGTTCAAAATGCTATTAAAATAAATAATCCAAATCCAGAAGATATTATTGATGTTATAACGAAAGTAGGAGGATTTGATATAGCAGGGATATGTGGATGCTTTTTAGGGGCTGCTAAAAATAGGGTGCCTATTGTAATAGATGGTTTCATATCTTCAATAGCAGCACTTTGTGCTGTAAGATTAAATAAAAAAGTAATAGATTTTTTATTTCCTTCTCATCTCTCAGCAGAACCGGCAGCTAAATATGTAATGAAAGAGTTGGGATTGAATCCTATGTTGAATCTAAATATGAGATTAGGAGAAGGATCAGGATGTCCTATGGCCTTTGCAATAATAGAATCAGCTCTATATGTTATGGATAATATGGGAACTTTTCAAGAAGCAGAGGTAGATGGCAGTAAACTTATAGATATTAGAAAAGTAAAATAA
- a CDS encoding major capsid protein: MDWRGIINVQEISTYIQNLPPEILLGESLFPRTKQQGMELKYIKGANEKPVVLKQSTFDVAVKIRALKAQVDELTKQMLFFKESVLINEKDRQDLLMALAAQKSTVVDIVTQRIFDNYKSLVNAGDYQMERMRMQLLADGVINIISEDGNIVFDFGVLSGHKEILAGTAKWSDIENSNPVVDILRWKRQMANEGYSLTRAVTSAGTFAYIAANKNIQKAFAPQNPNYLMGDNEVKAFIQNKTGITLASEEGTYKLEDGSSQPYMPVGKFTLIPDGILGNTYYGTTPEEADKLFGSGQL, translated from the coding sequence ATGGATTGGAGAGGTATTATAAACGTACAGGAAATATCAACGTATATACAGAACTTACCACCAGAAATATTGCTTGGTGAGAGCTTATTTCCAAGGACAAAACAACAAGGGATGGAACTTAAATATATTAAAGGTGCAAATGAAAAACCGGTGGTTTTAAAACAATCAACTTTTGACGTAGCTGTTAAAATTAGAGCTTTAAAGGCTCAAGTAGATGAACTTACTAAACAGATGCTATTCTTTAAAGAATCTGTTCTAATCAATGAAAAAGATAGGCAGGATTTATTAATGGCACTTGCAGCACAGAAAAGTACTGTTGTTGATATAGTAACTCAAAGAATATTTGATAATTATAAAAGTTTAGTTAATGCTGGTGATTATCAGATGGAAAGAATGAGGATGCAGCTTCTTGCGGATGGAGTAATAAATATTATTTCTGAAGATGGGAATATTGTATTTGACTTTGGGGTTCTTTCGGGACATAAAGAAATTTTGGCGGGTACTGCAAAATGGTCTGATATAGAAAATTCAAATCCTGTAGTTGATATATTAAGGTGGAAAAGACAAATGGCAAATGAAGGATATTCTCTTACTAGAGCTGTGACAAGTGCAGGTACTTTTGCTTATATAGCTGCAAACAAGAATATTCAAAAAGCTTTTGCACCACAAAACCCAAATTATTTAATGGGAGATAATGAAGTTAAGGCTTTTATACAGAATAAGACCGGAATAACTTTAGCAAGTGAAGAAGGAACCTATAAGCTTGAGGATGGAAGTTCTCAACCATATATGCCTGTGGGTAAGTTTACATTAATACCTGATGGCATATTGGGTAATACGTATTATGGAACCACACCAGAAGAGGCAGACAAGTTATTTGGTTCAGGTCAATTGTGA
- a CDS encoding metal ABC transporter ATP-binding protein, protein MITIKNLRFSYNGKPPYLIDSVNLNIKYGSYVSIIGENGSAKTTLIKLILGLLTPLKGHIHLSTKKIGYVPQLMENFNSQFPITVSEMLKCHMKVLKIKDKKLIDTYLNSVGMNDFKNSLIGNLSGGQRQKIFIARALIGPPELLILDEPSTGVDMISQKELYTIIKNLNANLSITVIAIEHNLEAALKNSTHICVMRNSSATMYTIEEYKKLMGFK, encoded by the coding sequence ATGATTACTATAAAGAATTTACGTTTTTCTTATAATGGAAAACCTCCTTATTTAATAGATTCTGTAAATCTAAACATTAAATATGGAAGTTATGTTTCGATAATAGGTGAAAATGGAAGTGCTAAAACTACCTTAATCAAATTAATATTGGGGCTTTTAACTCCTTTAAAAGGCCATATTCACTTATCTACTAAAAAAATCGGCTATGTTCCTCAACTAATGGAAAATTTTAATTCTCAATTTCCAATTACAGTTTCAGAAATGCTTAAATGTCATATGAAAGTTTTAAAGATAAAAGATAAAAAACTTATAGACACATATCTAAATTCTGTGGGAATGAATGATTTTAAAAATAGTCTTATAGGAAATTTGTCTGGTGGACAACGTCAAAAAATATTTATAGCAAGAGCCCTGATAGGACCCCCTGAACTTTTAATACTTGATGAACCTTCTACAGGTGTAGATATGATAAGTCAAAAAGAATTATATACTATAATAAAAAACTTAAATGCTAATTTATCTATAACAGTAATAGCCATAGAACACAATTTAGAGGCTGCATTGAAAAATTCCACTCACATATGTGTTATGAGAAATAGCAGTGCAACCATGTATACCATTGAAGAATACAAAAAATTAATGGGTTTTAAATAA
- a CDS encoding NUDIX domain-containing protein, whose amino-acid sequence MKRVSKKVLYEGEWVRMEEVTYLGKKNELLKWESIERTNTTSTVIIISKLMPSNRYIFIKQYRPAVDKYVIGFPAGLVENESLFESAVRELKEETGYNGRIKSVGPELYANPALVTDRVRVIKMEIDENLEENKNPKQQLEETEDIEVVALYKDEVREFLLREQSKGTAVAIAPWYVFYGLHED is encoded by the coding sequence GTGAAAAGAGTATCAAAAAAAGTATTATATGAAGGCGAATGGGTTAGAATGGAAGAGGTCACTTATCTGGGAAAAAAGAATGAACTTCTAAAATGGGAGAGTATAGAGAGAACAAATACTACAAGCACAGTTATAATAATAAGTAAATTGATGCCATCTAATAGATATATATTTATAAAACAATATAGGCCTGCTGTTGATAAATATGTTATTGGATTTCCAGCGGGGCTTGTAGAAAATGAGAGTTTATTTGAGAGTGCTGTAAGAGAACTAAAAGAAGAAACAGGATATAATGGAAGGATAAAATCTGTAGGACCTGAGCTCTATGCAAACCCCGCCCTTGTAACAGATAGAGTCAGGGTAATAAAGATGGAAATAGATGAGAATCTAGAGGAAAATAAAAATCCCAAGCAACAGTTGGAAGAAACAGAAGATATAGAGGTAGTAGCTTTATACAAAGATGAAGTAAGGGAGTTTTTACTTAGGGAACAGTCAAAGGGTACAGCTGTGGCTATAGCACCATGGTATGTTTTTTATGGATTACATGAGGACTAA